Proteins encoded within one genomic window of Diorhabda sublineata isolate icDioSubl1.1 chromosome 1, icDioSubl1.1, whole genome shotgun sequence:
- the LOC130452499 gene encoding uncharacterized protein LOC130452499 gives MGRICAVPHCYTGYRKCTDKVSLYKVPENDFFLTKWQEAISREDRPITPKDYVCGKHFKEDDILRRRIIKDVVEEYQRPKLKPDAIPSIFPELPEFILKMTKKRRKIAVSEETGKELIIKSKPEINIQEFGNTINTGEIDIKTEVEDLQEWEEDVLNINNPTNDVSIPKKQKLSYKALSKSSVVVCIKSGLDENQRLKKYLKCTKCYYKAYSKALLGKHLMKHQITSEKNSTKDEVLKPVEDFSSVVIKKEYNENFTVGKQ, from the exons ATGGGTAGAATTTGTGCTGTACCTCATTGTTACACAGGATACAGAAAATGTACAGATAAAGTTTCATTATATAAAGTTCCCGAAAACGATTTCTTCTTAACTAAATGGCAGGAAGCTATATCTCGTGAAGATAGACCAATTACACCAAAAGATTACGTATGTGGAAAACACTTTAAAGAAGATGACATTCTCAGGAGAAGGATAATAAAGGATGTTGTA GAAGAATATCAAAGACCGAAATTAAAACCTGACGCTATACCTTCAATATTTCCAGAATTACCCgagtttatattaaaaatgactaaaaaacGTCGAAAAATAGCAGTTTCTGAAGAAACTGGCaaagaattaattataaaatctaaaccggaaataaatatacaagaatttGGAAATACCATTAATACTGgagaaattgatataaaaactgAAGTTGAGGATCTGCAGGAATGGGAGGAGGATGTTTTGAATATCAATAACCCCACAAACGACGTATCGataccaaaaaaacaaaaattgagttACAAGGCACTTTCAAAAAGTTCTGTAGTTGTATGCATTAAAAGTGGACTTGATGAGAatcaaagattaaaaaaatatcttaaatgTACCAAGTGTTACTATAAAGCATATTCGAAAGCTTtacttggtaaacatttaatgaaacatcaaattacatctgaaaaaaatagtacaaaGGATGAAGTTTTAAAACCAGTTGAGGATTTTAGTTCTGTGGTTATCAAAaaagaatataatgaaaatttcactgTTGGTAAACAATAA